In the genome of Halobacterium noricense, one region contains:
- a CDS encoding PaeR7I family type II restriction endonuclease, which translates to MIDDFESEVGDAVQWYWETRSGQAEDQRDSEDSTRGKRAEVLGGKQMDSFAGLVQDILIEAGVPESSVKHDYYATLPGYYRHEKGWDTAVVHDGELLAVVEYKSQASSFGNNLNNRVEEGIGSFTDLIQAYEDGVFEPSPQPFIGYLMLMADNEESRNVPDVREVNFSVDDEFEDATYVDRMELFCKRMVRQRVVNDAAFVLSDEERGMNGEYWEPNEELKFRRFARSLASHVRGHIDIQRDLDTDGDGASE; encoded by the coding sequence ATGATAGACGACTTCGAGTCCGAAGTTGGCGATGCGGTGCAGTGGTACTGGGAAACTCGGTCGGGGCAGGCCGAAGACCAACGCGACTCGGAAGACTCGACACGCGGGAAACGCGCGGAAGTCCTCGGCGGGAAGCAGATGGATTCATTCGCCGGTCTCGTCCAGGACATCCTAATCGAGGCAGGTGTGCCGGAGTCCTCGGTGAAACACGATTACTACGCGACGCTCCCGGGCTACTATCGACACGAAAAGGGGTGGGATACCGCAGTCGTACACGACGGCGAGTTACTCGCAGTCGTTGAGTACAAAAGCCAAGCTTCCAGTTTCGGAAACAATCTGAACAATAGAGTCGAGGAAGGGATCGGGAGCTTCACCGACCTCATCCAGGCGTACGAAGACGGCGTGTTTGAACCGTCACCACAGCCATTTATTGGGTATTTGATGCTCATGGCTGACAACGAGGAGTCGAGAAACGTACCAGACGTGCGGGAGGTGAACTTCTCTGTCGACGACGAGTTCGAAGACGCGACGTACGTCGATAGAATGGAACTATTCTGTAAGCGGATGGTTCGACAACGAGTGGTCAACGACGCCGCATTCGTCTTGAGTGACGAGGAACGGGGAATGAACGGCGAGTACTGGGAGCCAAACGAGGAACTCAAATTCAGACGTTTCGCTCGGTCTCTCGCATCGCACGTCCGCGGGCACATCGATATTCAACGAGACCTCGACACGGACGGGGATGGAGCGAGTGAGTGA